A stretch of Triticum aestivum cultivar Chinese Spring chromosome 1D, IWGSC CS RefSeq v2.1, whole genome shotgun sequence DNA encodes these proteins:
- the LOC123181583 gene encoding syndetin isoform X1 yields the protein MRGDAPPPSAPSASSSSSSASPSLFGGGGGELFESGPSPLVFLPLLLIQGGGMDLSRVGERLLSSVRSARSLGLIPPTPAPVPSRPEVPARAAAAAAAARAIAGLPPHERINLPSNSEDLVSIYGSNPQGPAVGELEEVFYEEEFDPIKYILANISEGAGDATYFDKQSTLRLAQLDKIAERLSHHVMGHHEEMVKGMQLVMELEQDLKVANVICMNGRRHISSSKNEVSRDLVVNVKSKKKQALLDVLPVLTELRHAQDMQMELETFVEKENYFQAFQLLPEYLQILENYSGLSAIQEMGRGIEAWLARTIRKLDNHLLGVCQTFSEESYLTVIDAFALMGDIGGMAEKMQSFFLQEVLSRTHIVLKEMLEEEVGNNTQRNRFTYSDLCVQVPESKLRPCLLKTLESIFSLMRSYYAIMSFCPEAKNNTSQSASGTSADTGRSHSSAVVNQDDVAATKSDRMPSSVSNPDASTSGTDAPFYQLRKDATKLVAYTFERGRRNLWQLATSRLSVLLACSAVSSTSIYQFLKNYEDLTIFILAGEAFCGFEASEFRQKLKTVCLNYIVTFHRQNIYALKMVLEKESWTIMSAEASQIISLAGLTGDGAALISPTSGSSTLPKDYFRGNSIATNTGRQNNGFASWLNIGNPFSFKLENGSADSPKGNVLFNSSVGNGNNSPFDEENEDLLADFIDEDSQLPSRTLKTKIVKGNTSHWKDGDISSQTGSSLSLLRMMDKYARLMQKLEMVNVELFKGMFQLFGIFYHHIYETFGYQDRSQSGKPLPDSQSFRLKAALSKITQDSDQWIKPQNSLYPSSSSLSIGSTIAQMDVMPTAPPSSMFTSYGLKERCAAAETVSLVARVLNRSRAHLHSVLSQNNTSVVEEFFGTLVDTVPDLAEHIHRTSARMLLHINGYPDKIANAKWEVKELGTDHNGYVDLLLGEFKHYKTRLDHGGISKELQHLLLDYGIESIAEVLVEGLSRVKRCTDEGRALMSLDLQVLINGLQHIVSSNVKPRLQIVETFVKAYYLPETEYVHWARSHPEYSKSQVVGLVNLVATMKGWKRKTRLETIEKIEAAA from the exons ATGCGGGGCGAcgcgccgccgccttccgcgccatcggcctcctcctcctcctcctccgcctccccctccctcttcggcggcggcggcggcgagctcttcgAGTCGGGGCCCTCGCCGCTCGTCTTCCTGCCCCTGCTCCTGATCCAGGGCGGCGGCATGGACCTCTCCCGCGTCGGCGAGAGGCTCCTCAGCTCCGTCCGCTCCGCGCGCTCCCTCGGCCTCATCCCCCCGACCCCAGCCCCTGTCCCTTCCCGCCCCGAG GTTCCAGCTCGAGCTGCCGCAGCCGCGGCCGCTGCGCGCGCGATCGCCGGGCTGCCACCGCACGAGAGGATCAACCTGCCGTCCAATTCGGAGGACCTGGTCTCGATCTACGGGAGCAACCCGCAGGGGCCCGCCGTGGGTGAGCTCGAGGAGGTGTTCTATGAGGAG GAATTCGACCCCATAAAGTACATTCTGGCAAATATTTCGGAAGGAGCTGGTGACGCCACCTATTTCGATAAGCAG TCTACTTTGAGATTAGCGCAGCTCGACAAGATTGCAGAACGATTGTCTCATCATGTTATGGGTCACCATGAAGAAATGG TGAAGGGGATGCAGTTAGTGATGGAGTTAGAACAAGACTTAAAGGTTGCAAATGTGATCTGCATG AACGGTCGAAGGCACATATCCTCTTCCAAGAATGAGGTGTCAAGGGATCTGGTTGTCAATGTAAAATCAAAGAAAAAACAAGCTTTGTTG GATGTTCTTCCTGTTCTTACAGAACTTCGACATGCTCAAGATATGCAAATGGAGCTAGAAACTTTTGTTGAGAAAGAAAATTACTTTCAG GCATTTCAATTATTACCAGAGTATCTGCAAATCTTGGAGAACTATTCAGGCCTTTCTGCCATACAAGAAATGGGACGAGGGATTGAG GCATGGTTAGCAAGGACAATCAGAAAGTTGGACAACCATTTACTGGGAGTCTGTCAGACCTTCAGTGAAGAAAGCTATCTAACC GTGATTGATGCATTCGCATTGATGGGTGACATTGGTGGCATGGCTGAAAAGATGCAGAGTTTCTTTTTGCAAGAAGTACTCTCTCGAACACATATTGTCCTGAAGGAAATGTTGGAAGAG GAGGTGGGAAACAATACGCAGAGAAATAG ATTTACATATAGTGATCTTTGTGTTCAAGTTCCTGAGTCCAAACTCCGCCCCTGCTTGTTAAAAACTCTTGAGAGCATATTTTCATTGATGCGGTCATATTATGCTATTATGAGCTTTTGCCCAGAAGCAAAG AATAACACATCTCAGAGTGCAAGTGGAACTTCAGCTGATACaggaagaagccattcaagtgCAGTAGTCAATCAGGATGATGTTGCTGCCACGAAGAGCGACAGGATGCCATCTTCTGTCAGTAATCCTGATGCTAGCACATCAGGAACAGATGCTCCATTCTATCAACTGAGGAAAGATGCTACAAAACTTGTTGCATATACATTTGAAAGGGGGCGGAGAAATCTTTGGCAACTGGCAACAAGTCGCCTGTCTGTTTTACTGGCTTGTTCAGCTGTTTCTTCAACTAGCATATACCAATTTCTGAAGAACTATGAAGATCTCACAATATTTATTTTGGCCGGTGAAGCATTTTGTGGGTTTGAAGCTAGCGAATTCCGACAGAAGCTGAAGACAGTCTGTTTGAACTACATAGTGACCTTTCACCGGCAAAATATATAC GCACTTAAAATGGTACTGGAAAAGGAGTCTTGGACAATAATGTCTGCTGAAGCTAGTCAGATAATTAGTTTAGCAGGACTTACTGGTGATGGCGCTGCACTGATTTCGCCTACCAGTGGTAGTTCTACCTTGCCAAAAGATTATTTCCGTGGAAATTCTATCGCAACCAATACAGGAAGGCAAAACAATGGATTTGCTTCCTGGCTTAATATTGGGAACCCATTTTCTTTCAAGTTAGAGAATGGCTCCGCGGACTCCCCGAAGGGCAATGTGCTGTTCAACTCATCAGTTGGCAATGGAAATAATTCACCATTTGATGAAGAGAATGAAGACCTTCTTGCTGATTTCATTGATGAAGATAGTCAATTGCCCAGTAGGACATTGAAAACAAAAATTGTGAAAGGCAATACTTCACATTGGAAAGATGGAGACATTTCATCACAGACAGGATCATCGCTTTCTTTGTTAAG GATGATGGATAAATATGCTAGACTTATGCAAAAGCTGGAAATGGTCAATGTTGAGCTTTTTAAG GGCATGTTCCAACTTTTTGGCATCTTTTATCACCACATATACGAGACATTTGGGTACCAGGACAGGAGTCAAAGTGGCAAGCCACTACCTGATTCTCAATCAT TTCGGCTTAAAGCGGCTTTATCAAAAATAACACAAGACTCTGATCAGTGGATTAAACCACAGAACAGTTTGTAtccatcttcatcatctttatcaatTGGTTCAACTATTGCCCAAATGGATGTAATGCCTACTGCGCCCCcaagctcaatgttcacctcctaTGGGTTAAAG GAGAGATGCGCAGCTGCCGAAACAGTATCACTGGTTGCTCGAGTTTTGAACAGATCTAGAGCCCATCTACATTCTGTGTTGTCTCAAAATAATACTTCTGTTGTTGAAGAGTTTTTCGGGACATTG GTGGACACCGTTCCAGACTTGGCTGAGCACATTCATAGAACAAGTGCACGGATGCTTTTGCATATCAATGG GTATCCGGATAAGATAGCAAATGCCAAATGGGAGGTCAAGGAGCTTGGCACAGACCACAATGG TTACGTTGATTTATTATTGGGCGAGTTCAAACATTACAAAACAAGATTGGATCATGGAGGAATTTCTAAGGAG CTCCAACACCTCTTGCTGGACTATGGCATAGAGAGCATTGCAGAAGTGTTAGTTGAAGGTCTGTCTAGAGTGAAAAGGTGCACTGATGAAGGGCGTGCATTGATGTCACTTGACCTTCAG GTACTGATCAATGGGCTGCAACACATAGTATCGTCAAATGTTAAGCCGAGGCTACAAATTGTGGAGACTTTTGTGAAG GCTTATTATTTGCCAGAGACGGAGTATGTCCACTGGGCACGGTCTCATCCA GAATACAGCAAGAGCCAGGTTGTCGGGCTGGTTAACCTGGTGGCCACCATGAAAGGATGGAAAAGGAAAACGAGGTTAGAAACC
- the LOC123181583 gene encoding syndetin isoform X2 has translation MLWVTMKKWGMQLVMELEQDLKVANVICMNGRRHISSSKNEVSRDLVVNVKSKKKQALLDVLPVLTELRHAQDMQMELETFVEKENYFQAFQLLPEYLQILENYSGLSAIQEMGRGIEAWLARTIRKLDNHLLGVCQTFSEESYLTVIDAFALMGDIGGMAEKMQSFFLQEVLSRTHIVLKEMLEEEVGNNTQRNRFTYSDLCVQVPESKLRPCLLKTLESIFSLMRSYYAIMSFCPEAKNNTSQSASGTSADTGRSHSSAVVNQDDVAATKSDRMPSSVSNPDASTSGTDAPFYQLRKDATKLVAYTFERGRRNLWQLATSRLSVLLACSAVSSTSIYQFLKNYEDLTIFILAGEAFCGFEASEFRQKLKTVCLNYIVTFHRQNIYALKMVLEKESWTIMSAEASQIISLAGLTGDGAALISPTSGSSTLPKDYFRGNSIATNTGRQNNGFASWLNIGNPFSFKLENGSADSPKGNVLFNSSVGNGNNSPFDEENEDLLADFIDEDSQLPSRTLKTKIVKGNTSHWKDGDISSQTGSSLSLLRMMDKYARLMQKLEMVNVELFKGMFQLFGIFYHHIYETFGYQDRSQSGKPLPDSQSFRLKAALSKITQDSDQWIKPQNSLYPSSSSLSIGSTIAQMDVMPTAPPSSMFTSYGLKERCAAAETVSLVARVLNRSRAHLHSVLSQNNTSVVEEFFGTLVDTVPDLAEHIHRTSARMLLHINGYPDKIANAKWEVKELGTDHNGYVDLLLGEFKHYKTRLDHGGISKELQHLLLDYGIESIAEVLVEGLSRVKRCTDEGRALMSLDLQVLINGLQHIVSSNVKPRLQIVETFVKAYYLPETEYVHWARSHPEYSKSQVVGLVNLVATMKGWKRKTRLETIEKIEAAA, from the exons ATGTTATGGGTCACCATGAAGAAATGG GGGATGCAGTTAGTGATGGAGTTAGAACAAGACTTAAAGGTTGCAAATGTGATCTGCATG AACGGTCGAAGGCACATATCCTCTTCCAAGAATGAGGTGTCAAGGGATCTGGTTGTCAATGTAAAATCAAAGAAAAAACAAGCTTTGTTG GATGTTCTTCCTGTTCTTACAGAACTTCGACATGCTCAAGATATGCAAATGGAGCTAGAAACTTTTGTTGAGAAAGAAAATTACTTTCAG GCATTTCAATTATTACCAGAGTATCTGCAAATCTTGGAGAACTATTCAGGCCTTTCTGCCATACAAGAAATGGGACGAGGGATTGAG GCATGGTTAGCAAGGACAATCAGAAAGTTGGACAACCATTTACTGGGAGTCTGTCAGACCTTCAGTGAAGAAAGCTATCTAACC GTGATTGATGCATTCGCATTGATGGGTGACATTGGTGGCATGGCTGAAAAGATGCAGAGTTTCTTTTTGCAAGAAGTACTCTCTCGAACACATATTGTCCTGAAGGAAATGTTGGAAGAG GAGGTGGGAAACAATACGCAGAGAAATAG ATTTACATATAGTGATCTTTGTGTTCAAGTTCCTGAGTCCAAACTCCGCCCCTGCTTGTTAAAAACTCTTGAGAGCATATTTTCATTGATGCGGTCATATTATGCTATTATGAGCTTTTGCCCAGAAGCAAAG AATAACACATCTCAGAGTGCAAGTGGAACTTCAGCTGATACaggaagaagccattcaagtgCAGTAGTCAATCAGGATGATGTTGCTGCCACGAAGAGCGACAGGATGCCATCTTCTGTCAGTAATCCTGATGCTAGCACATCAGGAACAGATGCTCCATTCTATCAACTGAGGAAAGATGCTACAAAACTTGTTGCATATACATTTGAAAGGGGGCGGAGAAATCTTTGGCAACTGGCAACAAGTCGCCTGTCTGTTTTACTGGCTTGTTCAGCTGTTTCTTCAACTAGCATATACCAATTTCTGAAGAACTATGAAGATCTCACAATATTTATTTTGGCCGGTGAAGCATTTTGTGGGTTTGAAGCTAGCGAATTCCGACAGAAGCTGAAGACAGTCTGTTTGAACTACATAGTGACCTTTCACCGGCAAAATATATAC GCACTTAAAATGGTACTGGAAAAGGAGTCTTGGACAATAATGTCTGCTGAAGCTAGTCAGATAATTAGTTTAGCAGGACTTACTGGTGATGGCGCTGCACTGATTTCGCCTACCAGTGGTAGTTCTACCTTGCCAAAAGATTATTTCCGTGGAAATTCTATCGCAACCAATACAGGAAGGCAAAACAATGGATTTGCTTCCTGGCTTAATATTGGGAACCCATTTTCTTTCAAGTTAGAGAATGGCTCCGCGGACTCCCCGAAGGGCAATGTGCTGTTCAACTCATCAGTTGGCAATGGAAATAATTCACCATTTGATGAAGAGAATGAAGACCTTCTTGCTGATTTCATTGATGAAGATAGTCAATTGCCCAGTAGGACATTGAAAACAAAAATTGTGAAAGGCAATACTTCACATTGGAAAGATGGAGACATTTCATCACAGACAGGATCATCGCTTTCTTTGTTAAG GATGATGGATAAATATGCTAGACTTATGCAAAAGCTGGAAATGGTCAATGTTGAGCTTTTTAAG GGCATGTTCCAACTTTTTGGCATCTTTTATCACCACATATACGAGACATTTGGGTACCAGGACAGGAGTCAAAGTGGCAAGCCACTACCTGATTCTCAATCAT TTCGGCTTAAAGCGGCTTTATCAAAAATAACACAAGACTCTGATCAGTGGATTAAACCACAGAACAGTTTGTAtccatcttcatcatctttatcaatTGGTTCAACTATTGCCCAAATGGATGTAATGCCTACTGCGCCCCcaagctcaatgttcacctcctaTGGGTTAAAG GAGAGATGCGCAGCTGCCGAAACAGTATCACTGGTTGCTCGAGTTTTGAACAGATCTAGAGCCCATCTACATTCTGTGTTGTCTCAAAATAATACTTCTGTTGTTGAAGAGTTTTTCGGGACATTG GTGGACACCGTTCCAGACTTGGCTGAGCACATTCATAGAACAAGTGCACGGATGCTTTTGCATATCAATGG GTATCCGGATAAGATAGCAAATGCCAAATGGGAGGTCAAGGAGCTTGGCACAGACCACAATGG TTACGTTGATTTATTATTGGGCGAGTTCAAACATTACAAAACAAGATTGGATCATGGAGGAATTTCTAAGGAG CTCCAACACCTCTTGCTGGACTATGGCATAGAGAGCATTGCAGAAGTGTTAGTTGAAGGTCTGTCTAGAGTGAAAAGGTGCACTGATGAAGGGCGTGCATTGATGTCACTTGACCTTCAG GTACTGATCAATGGGCTGCAACACATAGTATCGTCAAATGTTAAGCCGAGGCTACAAATTGTGGAGACTTTTGTGAAG GCTTATTATTTGCCAGAGACGGAGTATGTCCACTGGGCACGGTCTCATCCA GAATACAGCAAGAGCCAGGTTGTCGGGCTGGTTAACCTGGTGGCCACCATGAAAGGATGGAAAAGGAAAACGAGGTTAGAAACC